From Flavobacteriales bacterium, the proteins below share one genomic window:
- a CDS encoding PorT family protein yields MKNLFRIICLLAIMGMTHHAWAQDDGGKSTSNFRFGIKGAPSLAWLKPDSKAFESAGSQVKFAYGLITEFKLGKTTSFVTGLDVAYAGGKLNFKDSVWYTEAGDTSIFHLMKRKYTLQYVDLPLLLKMKTNEIGYMTYFAQFGFNLGFNIKSRAVDEVKQDKSTTTVVKEDVNVIKDVNFMRVALNIGLGVEYNITGNTSLLIAANYNNGFTNSFLGSSKSLMTKQNEALKTKAFSNYMSLTVGFLF; encoded by the coding sequence ATGAAAAACTTGTTCCGAATCATTTGTTTATTAGCTATCATGGGAATGACGCATCATGCGTGGGCCCAGGATGATGGAGGTAAGTCTACTTCAAATTTCCGTTTCGGCATCAAAGGTGCTCCGTCACTGGCGTGGCTGAAACCGGATTCAAAGGCATTTGAGTCAGCAGGGAGCCAGGTCAAATTTGCGTACGGTCTGATCACGGAATTCAAACTGGGTAAGACCACCAGCTTTGTAACCGGTCTGGATGTTGCCTATGCCGGGGGAAAGCTGAATTTCAAAGATTCTGTCTGGTACACCGAAGCGGGCGATACAAGCATCTTCCATCTGATGAAAAGAAAATATACCCTGCAATATGTAGACCTTCCCCTGCTTCTGAAAATGAAGACCAACGAAATCGGCTATATGACTTACTTTGCACAGTTCGGTTTTAACCTGGGCTTCAATATCAAGAGCCGTGCGGTTGATGAAGTCAAGCAGGATAAGTCTACAACAACCGTGGTTAAAGAAGATGTGAATGTGATCAAGGATGTGAACTTCATGCGTGTTGCGCTGAACATAGGTCTTGGTGTGGAGTACAACATCACCGGTAACACTTCCTTGCTGATCGCTGCAAATTATAACAACGGTTTTACCAACTCCTTTCTCGGTTCGAGCAAAAGCCTGATGACAAAGCAGAACGAAGCGTTGAAGACCAAAGCCTTTAGCAACTATATGAGTCTGACCGTGGGCTTCCTCTTTTGA
- a CDS encoding NAD+ synthase, whose translation MKIALAQINLHVGHFELNLRKMEDALQRAKDAGADLVVFPECSVCGYPARDFLEFEDFIRAGNEAIQKLSEQCKDIAAIVGGPSINPRPEGKNLFNSAFFLADGKIQTVRHKTLLPTYDVFDEYRYFEMNRSFDVVQFKGHRIALTICEDIWDVGAEDPLYTIWPMEELKPLAPDLMINISASPFSYNHAAERREVMRANTTRYGIPLFYVNLVGAQTELIFDGGSMVVDNAGNVVDEMDYFKEDFRVYDVEKVNSGTFSGNGMADHGSRIQQISQALVMGIRDYFSKLGLTKAILGLSGGIDSAVTLCLAVEALGKDQVTAVMMPSPFSSEHSVTDSEALVRNLGCHHHKLGIDKPYQAFLDVLGPVFGDLPFNIAEENLQARSRAVILMGLANKFGMVLLNTSNKSEAAVGYGTLYGDMCGGLSVIGDLYKREVYEMAHFINRDEEVIPVNILTKAPSAELRPDQKDSDSLPEYDILDPILYEYIENRKGPRELIEMGHDAELVKRILKLVNTNEYKRFQTPPVLRVSPKAFGMGRRMPIEGKYLS comes from the coding sequence ATGAAGATCGCCCTGGCACAGATCAACCTTCACGTTGGTCATTTTGAGTTAAACCTCCGCAAAATGGAAGATGCCCTTCAGAGGGCAAAGGACGCCGGAGCGGATCTTGTGGTTTTTCCTGAATGTTCCGTTTGCGGATACCCTGCCAGGGATTTTCTGGAATTTGAAGATTTCATCCGGGCGGGAAATGAAGCCATTCAAAAACTGAGTGAGCAATGCAAGGATATTGCGGCCATTGTCGGAGGTCCTTCCATCAATCCGCGTCCTGAAGGAAAGAACCTATTTAACAGCGCTTTCTTTCTGGCAGATGGAAAGATCCAGACAGTCCGGCATAAAACCCTGCTTCCAACCTACGATGTGTTTGATGAGTACCGGTACTTTGAGATGAACAGGAGCTTTGACGTTGTTCAGTTCAAAGGCCACCGCATCGCCCTCACGATATGCGAGGATATCTGGGATGTCGGCGCGGAGGATCCCCTGTACACCATCTGGCCCATGGAGGAACTCAAGCCGCTGGCACCCGATCTGATGATCAATATCTCCGCTTCACCGTTTTCTTACAACCATGCCGCTGAAAGGAGAGAGGTGATGCGGGCCAACACCACGAGGTATGGAATTCCACTGTTTTATGTCAACCTGGTAGGTGCACAAACGGAACTTATCTTCGATGGTGGGTCCATGGTGGTGGATAACGCCGGGAACGTGGTGGATGAGATGGATTATTTCAAAGAAGATTTCCGGGTGTACGATGTGGAAAAGGTCAACTCCGGAACTTTCAGTGGTAACGGCATGGCAGATCACGGTTCGCGTATCCAACAGATAAGCCAGGCACTGGTGATGGGTATCCGGGATTATTTCTCAAAGTTGGGATTAACCAAAGCCATCCTGGGGCTGTCGGGCGGAATCGACTCTGCGGTCACCCTGTGTCTCGCCGTGGAAGCATTGGGCAAGGACCAGGTCACTGCCGTGATGATGCCATCTCCGTTTAGTTCGGAACATTCGGTCACCGATTCGGAAGCACTTGTCCGGAATCTGGGATGTCATCATCATAAATTGGGGATAGATAAACCCTATCAGGCTTTCCTTGACGTGCTGGGTCCTGTTTTTGGAGATCTTCCGTTTAACATCGCAGAGGAAAACCTACAGGCACGTTCCAGGGCCGTTATACTGATGGGCCTGGCCAATAAGTTCGGGATGGTATTGCTGAACACCTCCAACAAGAGTGAGGCGGCGGTAGGTTACGGAACGCTTTATGGTGATATGTGTGGTGGACTGTCCGTGATCGGAGATCTTTACAAAAGGGAAGTATATGAAATGGCGCATTTCATCAATCGGGACGAAGAAGTGATCCCGGTAAATATCCTCACAAAAGCGCCGTCGGCGGAACTTCGGCCGGACCAGAAGGATTCGGATAGCTTGCCGGAATACGATATACTGGATCCTATTCTATATGAATACATAGAAAACAGAAAAGGACCAAGGGAACTCATTGAGATGGGGCATGATGCCGAACTTGTGAAACGAATTCTGAAGCTGGTCAATACCAACGAGTACAAGCGCTTTCAAACACCTCCCGTGTTGCGGGTCTCTCCCAAGGCCTTCGGTATGGGACGCAGAATGCCCATAGAAGGAAAATACCTGTCCTGA
- a CDS encoding 2-oxoglutarate dehydrogenase E1 component: MTPSTYLGNADATAIEALYERYRQDPESVDFGWRKFFEGFEFSKANFEASQGAMAVEDMPKEFRVINLINGYRQRGHLFTKTNPVRERRKYLPTLDLENFDLSEGDLDTVFQAGTQIGLGPAKLRDIVNHLKQTYCQSIGVEYTYIRKPEVANWLREKMEPVRNTPNLTAFEKTHILGKLNEAVVFENFLHTKYVGQKRFSLEGAETLIPALDSVIEKGAELGIRAFVIGMAHRGRLNVLANIMGKTYSEIFNEFEGKEFDDDSLFDGDVKYHLGFSGDVITRGGKTVHLTMSPNPSHLEAVDPVVQGIARAKLERKFEMDENRIAPILIHGDASIAGQGIVYEVVQMAQLSGYRTGGTIHIVINNQVGFTTNYLDARSSTYCTDVGKVTLCPVFHVNGDDVESLVYTINLAMEYRQTFHGDVFIDLLCYRKHGHNEGDEPRFTQPLLYKAIAKHPDPRKIYIEKLKSSKAMEDTRLASQMESEFKDMLEEKLNEAKSGTNGNRLSFLEGDWKGIRPAKEEDFDKSPNTGVKKTELKSIADKINNLPKDMKFFKKIERIMSDRRDMISKNKLDWGMCELLAYGSLVSEGFPVRISGQDVERGTFSHRHAVVRLEDSEEQYIPLANLSDKQAKFSIYNSLLSEYGVLGFEYGYALASPNTLTVWEAQFGDFFNGAQIIIDQFLSSAEDKWKKHNGLVLYLPHGYEGMGAEHSSARLERFLSLCAELNMQVVNCTTPANFFHVIRRQLHRDFRKPLVIFTPKKLLRYPSCVSTLDELSKGSFQEVIDDVKADEDVVTSVVFCQGKFYYDLEEERQSLGVKTVAIVRLEQMYPYPEKQISALLKKYKKAKDYIWAQEEPENMGAWPFIIHKFKSGDIRCMCQPESGSPATGSYHKYEKRHRAIIDAVFKGHKKNIELGVD, encoded by the coding sequence ATGACACCAAGCACCTACCTGGGCAACGCCGATGCGACGGCCATTGAAGCGCTATATGAGCGCTATCGCCAAGACCCTGAATCCGTAGACTTCGGATGGAGGAAATTCTTTGAAGGATTTGAATTTTCCAAAGCCAATTTTGAAGCATCACAAGGTGCCATGGCTGTGGAAGATATGCCGAAAGAGTTTCGGGTGATCAACCTGATCAATGGCTACCGTCAACGGGGCCACCTGTTCACCAAGACCAACCCCGTGAGGGAGCGCCGGAAGTATCTGCCCACCCTTGACCTGGAAAATTTCGACCTGAGTGAAGGTGATCTGGATACGGTTTTCCAGGCGGGTACTCAGATTGGTCTCGGTCCCGCAAAGCTTCGTGATATTGTAAATCATCTGAAACAAACCTACTGTCAAAGCATCGGTGTTGAATACACATACATCCGGAAACCGGAAGTGGCGAACTGGCTCAGAGAAAAGATGGAGCCGGTGCGCAACACACCCAACCTCACCGCATTTGAAAAGACCCACATCCTGGGAAAACTCAATGAGGCGGTGGTATTCGAAAATTTCCTTCACACAAAATATGTAGGTCAGAAACGCTTCTCCCTCGAGGGAGCTGAGACGCTCATCCCTGCCCTGGACTCTGTCATCGAAAAAGGTGCGGAACTCGGCATTCGCGCTTTTGTGATCGGGATGGCCCACCGTGGCCGGCTGAATGTTCTGGCCAACATCATGGGCAAGACCTACAGCGAGATATTTAACGAGTTTGAAGGCAAGGAGTTTGATGACGACAGCCTCTTTGACGGAGATGTGAAATATCACCTCGGTTTCTCCGGTGATGTGATCACCCGTGGCGGGAAGACTGTTCACCTGACCATGTCTCCCAACCCTTCGCACCTGGAAGCCGTGGACCCCGTTGTTCAGGGTATTGCCAGGGCTAAACTTGAGCGCAAGTTCGAAATGGATGAAAACCGCATTGCACCGATCCTTATTCACGGTGATGCGTCCATCGCCGGACAGGGAATTGTATATGAGGTGGTGCAGATGGCTCAACTATCAGGATATAGAACAGGAGGCACCATCCACATCGTGATCAACAACCAGGTGGGCTTCACCACCAACTACCTTGATGCACGTTCAAGTACCTATTGCACGGATGTGGGTAAAGTCACGCTTTGCCCCGTATTTCACGTGAACGGAGATGATGTGGAGTCCCTGGTGTATACCATCAATCTGGCCATGGAGTACCGCCAGACTTTCCATGGAGATGTGTTTATCGATCTGCTGTGCTACAGAAAACATGGCCACAACGAAGGAGATGAACCGCGGTTTACGCAACCTTTGCTATACAAGGCCATCGCCAAGCATCCTGATCCGAGAAAGATTTACATCGAGAAGTTGAAGTCTTCAAAGGCCATGGAGGATACCCGCCTTGCCAGCCAGATGGAATCCGAGTTCAAGGATATGCTGGAGGAAAAATTAAATGAGGCCAAAAGCGGGACCAATGGAAACCGGTTGAGTTTCCTGGAGGGAGACTGGAAAGGGATTCGTCCGGCAAAAGAAGAGGACTTCGATAAGTCACCTAACACAGGTGTCAAAAAGACGGAATTGAAAAGCATTGCCGATAAGATCAACAACCTGCCGAAGGACATGAAGTTCTTCAAAAAGATCGAACGCATCATGTCGGATCGCAGGGATATGATCTCCAAGAACAAACTGGATTGGGGGATGTGCGAACTGCTCGCCTATGGCAGTCTGGTCAGCGAAGGCTTTCCGGTTCGCATCAGCGGTCAGGATGTGGAGCGGGGTACATTCTCACACAGGCATGCCGTGGTACGTCTTGAAGATTCCGAGGAACAGTACATCCCATTGGCCAACCTTTCGGATAAGCAGGCAAAGTTCAGTATTTACAATTCGCTTCTTTCCGAATACGGTGTACTTGGTTTCGAATACGGATATGCCCTGGCGTCACCCAACACCCTGACCGTTTGGGAGGCTCAGTTCGGAGACTTTTTCAACGGTGCACAGATCATCATTGACCAATTCCTGAGCAGTGCAGAGGATAAATGGAAGAAGCATAACGGTCTGGTACTATATCTGCCGCATGGCTATGAAGGTATGGGCGCAGAACACTCGAGTGCCAGACTTGAACGATTCCTGTCGCTATGCGCCGAGCTCAATATGCAGGTGGTAAACTGTACAACACCTGCCAACTTCTTCCATGTGATAAGGCGTCAGCTCCATCGTGACTTCAGAAAGCCGTTGGTGATCTTCACGCCAAAGAAATTGTTGCGTTATCCTAGTTGCGTTTCCACTCTTGATGAGTTATCAAAAGGCAGCTTCCAGGAAGTGATCGATGATGTGAAAGCGGATGAAGATGTGGTGACTTCCGTGGTATTCTGCCAGGGAAAATTCTACTACGACCTGGAGGAAGAGCGTCAGAGCCTCGGTGTGAAAACGGTGGCGATCGTTCGTCTGGAGCAGATGTATCCTTATCCGGAAAAACAGATCAGTGCTTTGCTTAAGAAGTATAAGAAAGCAAAGGATTACATCTGGGCACAGGAAGAGCCCGAGAACATGGGAGCCTGGCCTTTTATCATCCACAAGTTCAAGAGTGGTGATATTCGATGTATGTGTCAGCCGGAAAGCGGAAGCCCGGCAACCGGCTCTTATCATAAGTATGAAAAACGGCACCGCGCGATCATTGATGCGGTGTTTAAAGGTCACAAAAAGAACATCGAACTGGGGGTGGATTGA
- the odhB gene encoding 2-oxoglutarate dehydrogenase complex dihydrolipoyllysine-residue succinyltransferase, whose product MALEMRIPSPGESITEVEIASWLVEDGAYVEKDQTIAEIDSDKATLELNAEAAGAVKILVEEGSTVKVGDVVCSIDTSAKAPEGKPAKKEEAKEEVTKAPPAKEIETVSAGEKGGEGYAKGHPSVAAKKIMQENGVSASQVKGTGRSGRITKGDVLEALSSGTGNNLPEGWGGREQERQKLSSLRRKLAQRLVAVKNETAMLTTFNEVDMSRLMDLRKKYKDRFEKTHGVKLGFMSFFTKAVTEALKNFPNVNAMIDGEEIIYHRYADVGIAVSTPKGLMVPVLRNAEQMSLADIERNIGTLAGKARDGKITIDEMTGGTFTITNGGVFGSMLSTPIINPPQSGILGMHNIVERPIAVNGEVVIRPVMYLALSYDHRIIDGKDSVGFLVNVKQMIEDPVRMLTGGKDTDELLLAL is encoded by the coding sequence ATGGCCCTCGAAATGCGCATACCCAGTCCGGGAGAATCCATCACCGAAGTTGAAATCGCCAGCTGGTTGGTGGAAGACGGAGCATACGTGGAAAAAGATCAGACCATCGCCGAAATTGATTCGGACAAGGCTACCCTTGAGTTGAATGCAGAGGCTGCAGGCGCGGTAAAGATTCTGGTGGAGGAAGGCAGCACGGTCAAGGTAGGGGATGTGGTATGTTCCATTGATACCAGTGCAAAGGCGCCTGAAGGTAAACCTGCCAAAAAAGAGGAAGCGAAGGAAGAAGTAACCAAAGCACCTCCCGCCAAAGAAATCGAGACTGTTTCTGCAGGAGAAAAGGGCGGGGAAGGTTATGCCAAGGGCCATCCATCGGTGGCTGCCAAAAAGATCATGCAGGAGAATGGGGTGTCCGCATCTCAGGTAAAAGGAACCGGCAGGTCCGGACGTATCACCAAAGGAGATGTTTTGGAGGCATTGTCATCCGGTACCGGCAACAATCTTCCGGAAGGATGGGGAGGACGCGAGCAGGAACGTCAGAAATTGTCATCACTCAGAAGAAAGCTGGCGCAACGCCTGGTGGCAGTGAAGAACGAAACAGCCATGCTTACCACATTCAATGAGGTAGACATGAGCCGCTTGATGGATCTCCGGAAAAAGTACAAGGACCGGTTTGAGAAAACCCATGGCGTGAAGCTGGGCTTTATGTCGTTCTTTACCAAAGCCGTTACCGAAGCGCTGAAAAATTTCCCTAACGTCAACGCGATGATCGATGGGGAAGAGATTATTTACCACCGGTATGCCGATGTGGGTATTGCGGTGAGTACACCAAAAGGTCTGATGGTGCCTGTATTGCGTAACGCCGAACAGATGAGCCTGGCGGATATCGAACGCAACATCGGAACATTGGCAGGAAAAGCACGTGACGGAAAGATCACCATCGACGAGATGACCGGCGGAACATTCACCATCACCAATGGTGGCGTATTCGGTTCCATGCTGTCTACGCCCATTATCAATCCACCCCAAAGCGGAATCCTGGGTATGCACAATATCGTGGAGCGGCCGATTGCCGTGAACGGTGAAGTGGTGATCCGTCCGGTGATGTATCTGGCATTGTCTTACGACCACCGCATCATCGACGGTAAAGATTCTGTCGGGTTCCTGGTGAATGTAAAGCAGATGATCGAAGATCCTGTTCGCATGCTTACCGGCGGCAAAGATACCGATGAACTGTTGTTAGCTCTTTAA
- a CDS encoding DUF1801 domain-containing protein — protein MGIQPVNFHSVEDFLSFIPDQEREIVERLRQVVFDCIPQVREKLAYNVPFYYGRRRICFIWPASVPWGAVPLNGVQLGFCSGHLMRDELNWLEHGNRKQVYIKTFKKVDEIDTEMVRAYLFEAVRVDDDK, from the coding sequence ATGGGGATTCAACCGGTAAACTTCCATTCCGTAGAAGATTTTCTAAGCTTCATTCCGGATCAGGAGCGGGAGATCGTGGAGCGATTACGCCAGGTTGTTTTTGATTGCATTCCACAGGTACGCGAGAAACTGGCATATAACGTTCCGTTCTACTATGGTCGCAGAAGAATATGTTTTATCTGGCCTGCCTCAGTTCCCTGGGGCGCTGTTCCACTCAATGGGGTGCAGCTCGGATTTTGCAGTGGACACCTGATGAGAGATGAGCTGAACTGGCTTGAGCATGGCAACCGGAAACAGGTCTACATTAAGACCTTTAAAAAGGTTGATGAGATCGATACGGAAATGGTCCGGGCATATTTGTTTGAGGCGGTTCGGGTGGATGATGATAAATGA
- a CDS encoding DUF433 domain-containing protein has product MIDYRKAITIDPAIRFGRPCIKGTRISVYDVLSWLASGMSRADILSDYPELTEEQIQACLSYAADREHKIRVA; this is encoded by the coding sequence ATGATCGACTATCGCAAAGCCATTACCATTGATCCCGCTATCCGGTTCGGAAGACCTTGTATCAAGGGGACACGCATATCGGTTTACGATGTACTGAGTTGGCTTGCTTCAGGTATGAGCCGGGCGGATATTTTGAGTGACTACCCGGAATTGACTGAAGAACAAATCCAGGCATGTCTTTCGTATGCAGCTGACCGGGAACACAAAATCCGTGTTGCGTGA
- a CDS encoding DUF5615 family PIN-like protein has product MKLLLDQNISYRLVNRISKDFPETTQITQLGLTDCTDREIWNYAREQGYTIVTFDADFYDLATFLGHPPKIIWLRTGNRTTITLANLLVDRKDVIKEFLTSEQFKDIACLEIE; this is encoded by the coding sequence GTGAAGCTGCTTCTTGACCAAAACATATCCTACAGATTGGTCAACAGAATATCAAAGGATTTTCCGGAAACTACCCAGATTACACAGCTTGGATTGACCGATTGCACCGACCGGGAAATATGGAATTATGCCAGAGAGCAAGGGTATACCATAGTTACCTTTGATGCCGACTTTTATGATCTAGCAACCTTCCTTGGTCATCCACCCAAAATTATTTGGTTGAGAACAGGAAATAGGACAACAATAACTCTTGCCAATCTGCTTGTTGATCGAAAGGATGTCATAAAGGAATTCCTGACAAGCGAACAATTTAAGGACATTGCTTGCCTTGAAATAGAATAG